A stretch of Helicobacter pylori DNA encodes these proteins:
- the ribE gene encoding riboflavin synthase, whose product MFSGLIHQIAKVKSFHNNILSIESDLNPKLGDSIAINGACLTAIESSKTHFSVELSQKTQNSVALENYKDLVHIEPALKADASLDGHFVQGHIDAIGVIEKIIHNANQVDFFISASKETLLLCVEQGSIAIDGVSLTLSKVEEKGFWLTIIPYTLENTLFKTYKLKRRVNIETDMLVRSVASILKKTKGFEKNFSWNDADALTLGY is encoded by the coding sequence ATGTTCAGTGGTCTAATCCATCAAATAGCTAAAGTGAAAAGTTTCCACAACAATATTTTAAGCATAGAGAGCGATCTCAATCCCAAGCTTGGCGATAGCATTGCGATTAATGGGGCATGTTTGACCGCCATAGAAAGTTCAAAAACGCATTTTAGCGTGGAATTGAGCCAAAAAACCCAAAACAGCGTGGCGTTAGAAAATTACAAGGATTTAGTCCATATTGAGCCAGCCCTAAAAGCCGATGCGAGTTTGGATGGGCATTTTGTGCAAGGGCATATTGATGCTATCGGAGTGATTGAAAAAATCATTCACAACGCTAATCAAGTGGATTTTTTCATCAGCGCTTCTAAAGAAACGCTTTTATTGTGCGTTGAGCAAGGCTCTATCGCCATTGATGGGGTGAGTTTGACTTTAAGCAAGGTAGAAGAAAAGGGGTTTTGGCTAACGATTATCCCTTACACTTTAGAAAACACCCTTTTTAAGACTTATAAACTCAAACGGCGCGTGAATATTGAAACGGACATGTTAGTCCGCAGCGTTGCGTCTATTTTGAAAAAAACAAAAGGGTTTGAAAAAAATTTCTCTTGGAATGACGCGGATGCCTTGACTTTAGGGTATTAG
- a CDS encoding FlhB-like flagellar biosynthesis protein, with translation MNKTIKAAALAYNMGQDHAPKVIASGVGEVAKRIIQKAKEYDIALFSNPMLVDSLLKVELDCAIPEELYESVVQVFLWLNSVENNAQMSK, from the coding sequence ATGAATAAAACCATAAAAGCCGCCGCTCTAGCCTATAACATGGGACAAGATCATGCCCCAAAAGTGATCGCAAGCGGGGTGGGCGAAGTGGCTAAAAGGATCATTCAAAAAGCTAAGGAATACGATATAGCACTCTTTTCTAACCCCATGCTGGTGGATTCGCTTTTGAAGGTGGAATTAGATTGCGCGATACCTGAAGAATTGTATGAAAGCGTGGTGCAAGTGTTTTTATGGCTCAATAGCGTGGAAAATAACGCGCAAATGTCCAAGTGA
- a CDS encoding methionine ABC transporter ATP-binding protein, with protein sequence MVVELKNIEKIYENGFHALKGVNLELKKGDILGVIGYSGAGKSTLIRLINCLERPSSGEVLVNGVNLLNLKPKELQKARQKIGMIFQHFNLLSAKDVFENVAFALEIARWEKTKIKSRVHELLELVGLEDKMHFYPKQLSGGQKQRVAIARSLANCPDLLLCDEATSALDSKTTHSILTLLSGIQKKLDLSIVFITHEIEVVKELCNQMCVISSGEIVERGSVEEIFANPKHAVTKELLGIKNEHADQKSQDIYRIVFLGEHLDEPIISNLIRRFKIDVSIISGNIEELTTKDIGYLVVRFLGSVAETQRALEYLNALGLQVEKLKD encoded by the coding sequence ATGGTAGTAGAATTAAAAAACATTGAAAAGATTTATGAAAACGGGTTTCATGCTCTAAAAGGCGTGAATTTGGAATTAAAAAAAGGCGATATTTTAGGCGTGATAGGCTATTCAGGGGCGGGGAAATCCACGCTCATTCGCCTGATCAATTGCTTGGAGCGTCCTAGTTCTGGCGAGGTTTTAGTCAATGGGGTCAATCTGTTAAACTTAAAGCCTAAAGAATTGCAAAAAGCGCGCCAGAAAATAGGCATGATTTTCCAGCATTTCAATTTATTGAGCGCTAAAGATGTGTTTGAAAATGTCGCTTTCGCTTTAGAAATCGCCCGATGGGAAAAAACTAAGATTAAATCAAGGGTGCATGAATTGTTGGAATTAGTGGGGTTAGAAGATAAAATGCATTTTTATCCTAAACAGCTAAGCGGTGGGCAAAAGCAACGAGTGGCGATCGCTAGGAGTTTAGCGAATTGCCCTGATTTGTTGCTTTGCGATGAAGCCACATCCGCACTGGATTCTAAAACCACGCATTCTATTTTAACGCTTTTAAGCGGCATTCAAAAAAAGCTTGATTTGAGCATCGTTTTCATCACGCATGAAATTGAAGTGGTTAAAGAATTGTGCAACCAAATGTGTGTGATCAGCAGCGGCGAAATCGTGGAAAGAGGCTCGGTGGAAGAAATTTTTGCTAACCCTAAACATGCCGTTACTAAAGAATTGCTTGGTATCAAAAACGAGCATGCGGATCAAAAATCGCAAGACATTTATCGCATCGTGTTTTTAGGGGAGCATTTAGACGAGCCGATCATTTCTAATTTGATCAGGCGTTTTAAAATAGATGTGAGCATCATTTCAGGCAATATTGAAGAGCTTACGACTAAAGATATAGGGTATTTAGTGGTGCGGTTTTTAGGCAGTGTTGCAGAGACTCAAAGGGCTTTAGAGTATTTAAACGCTTTAGGCTTACAAGTGGAAAAATTAAAGGATTAA
- the metI gene encoding methionine ABC transporter permease translates to MISQMLIQATLETLYMVFVASFLAVVFGLPLGVLLLVSKKGHLLNKPLLHKILDTSINMTRSFPFIILIILLLPLSRFLIGTSIGSSASIIPLAISAIPFVAKLFENSLMEVEHGKIETTLSLGASHLEVIKMMLLESLPSLVNNITITLISLIGYSAMAGALGAGGLGDLAIRIGYQSYRGDVLFYAVVVIIVLVQIIQSAGDYVVKRLRKHKY, encoded by the coding sequence ATGATTTCTCAAATGCTCATTCAAGCCACGCTAGAAACGCTTTATATGGTGTTTGTGGCGAGCTTTTTGGCGGTTGTTTTTGGCTTGCCTTTGGGGGTTTTATTGTTAGTGAGTAAAAAAGGGCATTTGTTAAACAAACCCCTTTTGCATAAAATTTTAGACACTTCTATCAACATGACTCGCTCTTTCCCTTTTATCATTTTGATTATTTTGCTCTTGCCTTTATCGCGCTTTTTGATTGGCACAAGCATTGGCTCTAGCGCGAGCATTATCCCGTTAGCCATTTCAGCCATCCCTTTTGTCGCAAAGCTTTTTGAAAATTCTTTAATGGAAGTAGAGCATGGCAAGATTGAAACCACTTTAAGTTTGGGAGCGTCTCATTTGGAAGTCATTAAAATGATGCTTTTAGAGAGCCTGCCCTCTTTAGTGAACAATATCACCATTACCTTAATTTCTTTAATAGGCTATTCGGCTATGGCGGGAGCGTTAGGGGCTGGGGGCTTGGGGGATTTAGCCATTAGGATTGGCTATCAAAGTTATAGGGGCGATGTGCTTTTTTATGCGGTGGTCGTGATCATTGTTTTAGTGCAAATCATTCAAAGCGCGGGGGATTATGTGGTGAAACGCCTAAGAAAGCATAAGTATTAG